A genome region from Geobacter pickeringii includes the following:
- the ileS gene encoding isoleucine--tRNA ligase codes for MDYKNTLNLPVTDFPMKANLPQREPEILADWQKSDLYGKLVAAGKGKPRYLLHDGPPYANGHIHIGHALNKILKDIILKSKRMQGFDAPYVPGWDCHGLPIELQVEKNLGSKKHETTKLQMRKQCREYAAKFVKIQRDEFERLGVLGDWDRPYLTMTPDYEGITARELARFADNGGLYKGKKPVHWCSSCVTALAEAEVEYADKTSPSIYVKFLLKDDISASVPALAGKKVSLVIWTTTPWTIPANLAIALHPELDYVALETGGEVLVVAEGLKDAFMAATGVQGSVIATFRADILYKKRCQHPFYDRDSVVLLGEHVTLDAGTGCVHTAPGHGQEDYELGLKEGLDIYNPVDNRGRYIQSLEFFGGQFVFDANASVIEKLQEVGALVGQGSVEHSYPHCWRCKKPIIFRATEQWFISMEKNDLRKKALTEIDQVSWVPKWGRERIHGMIENRPDWCISRQRSWGVPITAFYCTDCGEILADGKIMHFVADLFMEGGADLWYEKEAAELLPPGTVCPKCGKHSFEKEMDILDVWFDSGVSHAAVLENRPELGSPASMYLEGSDQHRGWFHSSLLASVGTRGTAPYKEVLTHGFVVDGSGRKMSKSVGNVVAPEEVIKKYGAEILRLWVAAQDYRDDVRISQEILTRLAEAYRRIRNTCRYLLGNLYDFDPATDMVPFEQMTELDRWALHQLELLKEKVFAAYDEYEFHVLYHAVNGFCTVEMSAFYLDIIKERYTSRKDALERRSAQTVMYLVLESLVKLMAPVLSFTTDEVWKYMPKRAEASVHLAGFPEVRPEWRNDLLVERWEQIIKVRGEVSKALEQARVQKVIGHSLDAAVRLAAEPELLAFLKEYAAELATIFIVSKVELVEEIAGEFTEAEGVKGLKIGVAAAPGEKCERCWHYEEEIGSDSEHPTLCPKCVAAVK; via the coding sequence ATGGATTACAAGAATACCCTCAATCTGCCGGTCACCGATTTCCCCATGAAAGCCAATCTTCCCCAACGGGAACCGGAGATCCTCGCCGACTGGCAGAAGAGTGACCTTTACGGCAAGCTCGTCGCGGCAGGGAAGGGGAAGCCCCGCTACCTCCTCCACGACGGCCCCCCCTACGCCAACGGCCATATCCACATCGGCCACGCCCTCAACAAGATCCTCAAGGACATCATCCTCAAGAGCAAGCGGATGCAAGGTTTCGACGCCCCCTACGTGCCGGGGTGGGACTGCCACGGCCTCCCCATCGAGCTCCAGGTGGAGAAGAACCTGGGGTCCAAGAAGCACGAAACCACCAAACTCCAGATGCGCAAGCAGTGCCGGGAGTACGCCGCGAAGTTCGTGAAGATCCAGCGGGATGAGTTCGAGCGCCTCGGGGTCCTCGGCGACTGGGACCGCCCCTACCTCACCATGACCCCCGACTACGAGGGGATCACCGCCCGGGAACTGGCCCGCTTCGCCGACAACGGCGGCCTCTACAAGGGGAAGAAGCCGGTTCACTGGTGCTCCTCCTGCGTCACCGCCCTGGCGGAAGCCGAGGTGGAGTACGCCGACAAGACCTCTCCCTCCATCTACGTGAAATTTCTTCTCAAGGACGACATCTCTGCCTCGGTGCCGGCTCTGGCCGGGAAGAAGGTGTCGCTGGTCATCTGGACCACCACCCCCTGGACCATTCCCGCCAACCTGGCCATCGCCCTCCATCCGGAGCTCGACTACGTGGCCCTGGAGACCGGCGGCGAGGTCCTCGTGGTGGCCGAGGGGCTGAAGGACGCCTTCATGGCCGCCACCGGCGTGCAGGGGAGCGTCATCGCCACCTTCCGGGCCGACATCCTCTATAAAAAGCGCTGCCAGCACCCCTTCTACGACCGGGATTCCGTCGTGCTGCTGGGGGAGCACGTGACCCTCGACGCCGGTACCGGATGCGTCCACACGGCGCCCGGCCACGGCCAGGAGGACTACGAGCTGGGCCTCAAGGAAGGGCTCGACATCTACAACCCGGTGGACAACCGGGGGCGCTACATCCAGAGCCTGGAATTCTTCGGGGGCCAGTTCGTCTTCGACGCCAACGCCAGTGTCATCGAGAAGCTCCAGGAGGTGGGGGCGCTGGTGGGGCAGGGGAGTGTGGAACACTCCTATCCCCACTGCTGGCGCTGCAAGAAGCCGATCATCTTCCGGGCCACGGAGCAGTGGTTCATCTCCATGGAGAAAAACGACCTGCGGAAGAAGGCCCTCACGGAGATCGATCAGGTCTCCTGGGTGCCGAAGTGGGGGCGCGAGCGGATCCACGGCATGATCGAGAACCGCCCCGACTGGTGCATCTCCCGCCAGCGCTCCTGGGGGGTACCCATCACCGCCTTCTACTGCACCGATTGCGGCGAGATCCTGGCCGACGGGAAGATCATGCACTTTGTTGCCGACCTTTTCATGGAGGGTGGCGCCGACCTCTGGTACGAGAAGGAGGCCGCCGAGCTCCTGCCGCCGGGGACCGTCTGCCCGAAGTGCGGAAAGCACTCCTTCGAGAAGGAGATGGACATCCTGGACGTCTGGTTCGACTCCGGGGTCTCCCACGCCGCGGTCCTGGAAAACCGCCCCGAGCTCGGCTCCCCGGCCAGCATGTACCTTGAGGGGAGCGATCAGCACCGCGGCTGGTTCCACTCCTCGCTCCTGGCCTCCGTCGGCACCCGGGGCACCGCCCCCTACAAGGAGGTCCTCACCCACGGCTTCGTGGTGGACGGCTCCGGCCGCAAGATGAGCAAGTCGGTGGGGAACGTGGTGGCCCCCGAGGAGGTCATCAAGAAGTACGGCGCCGAGATCCTCCGCCTCTGGGTGGCGGCCCAGGACTACCGGGACGACGTCCGGATCTCCCAGGAGATCCTGACCCGCCTGGCCGAGGCCTACCGCCGGATCCGCAACACCTGCCGCTACCTGCTGGGGAATCTCTACGACTTCGACCCGGCCACCGACATGGTCCCCTTCGAGCAGATGACGGAGCTGGACCGTTGGGCGCTGCACCAGCTGGAACTCCTGAAGGAGAAGGTATTCGCCGCCTACGACGAGTACGAGTTCCACGTCCTCTACCACGCGGTGAACGGTTTCTGCACCGTGGAGATGAGTGCCTTCTACCTCGACATCATCAAGGAGCGCTATACGAGCCGCAAGGATGCCCTGGAGCGCCGCAGCGCCCAGACGGTGATGTATCTCGTGCTCGAATCCCTCGTGAAGCTCATGGCGCCGGTCCTCTCCTTCACCACCGACGAGGTCTGGAAGTACATGCCGAAGCGGGCCGAGGCGAGCGTGCACCTGGCCGGCTTCCCGGAGGTCCGTCCCGAGTGGAGGAACGACCTCCTCGTGGAGCGGTGGGAGCAGATCATCAAGGTGCGGGGCGAGGTCTCCAAGGCCCTGGAGCAGGCGCGGGTGCAGAAGGTGATCGGTCACTCCCTCGATGCGGCGGTGCGGCTGGCGGCGGAGCCGGAGCTCCTGGCGTTCCTCAAGGAGTATGCCGCGGAGCTGGCCACCATCTTCATCGTCTCAAAGGTGGAACTGGTGGAGGAGATTGCCGGCGAGTTCACCGAGGCCGAAGGGGTGAAGGGGCTGAAGATCGGGGTGGCTGCCGCTCCGGGCGAGAAGTGCGAGCGCTGCTGGCACTATGAGGAGGAGATCGGCAGCGACAGCGAACACCCAACCCTCTGCCCGAAGTGCGTGGCGGCGGTGAAGTAA